DNA sequence from the Thermodesulfobacteriota bacterium genome:
AGGCCTTTACCACCCAGCTCACTGCCCTCTTCCTGCTCGCCCTTTACTTCGGCAGGAGGAGGGGGGGGAGGGGGGGGACGGGCGGGATAGACCACGACCGCGGGGTGGAGCTCGTGCAGGAGCTCGTGCGCCTCCCCGGAAAGCTCGAAAGGATACTCGACGACACCCGCCACATAGAGGAGGTAGCGAAGAAGTACTTCCACGTGCGCGACTTCCTCTACCTCGGTCGCGGGATAAACTACCCCATAGCGCTCGAAGGGGCGTTGAAACTGAAGGAAATCTCCTACATACACGCCGAGGGTTACCCGGCCGGAGAGATGAAGCACGGCCCCATAGCCCTTATAGACGAGGAAATGCCGGTCGTGGTCCTCGCCCCGAGGGACGCGAGCTACCCCAAGATAATGGGCAACATGGAAGAGGTGAAGGCCCGGGGGGGGATGGTGATAGCCGTTGTTGGGGAGGGGGACGCAGGTAGTAAAGGTGGTGCGTCGGAGAAGGTGGACGACGTAATAGAGGTCCCGGCCGCCCCACACTACCTGACGCCGATAGTCATGTCAATGCCGCTCCAGCTCCTTGCCTACCATATAGCGGTCCTTAAGGGCACGGACGTGGACCAGCCGCGTAATCTGGCTAAGAGCGTTACGGTTGAGTAGAGAGGAGGCGGACTATGGAGTTCATACTGACTTTATTCCTGACGGTAGGCGCATATCTCCTCGGCTCGATACCCTTCGGGATACTGGCCGCGGGCTACTTCGAGGGGGTAGACCCCCGGGAGGCCGGCAGCGGCAACATAGGGGCGACCAATGTGAGCCGTATCGCCGGGAAGAAGGCCGGCGCGGTAACCCTCGCGTGCGACGTCGGCAAGGGGGCGCTCCCGGTGGGGCTGGCGCTCCTCCTCGGACTATCGAAGATGTCGGTCGGCATCGTCGGCCTCGCGGCCTTCCTCGGCCACCTCTTTCCGGTATTCCTGGGCTTTAAGGGCGGCAAGGGGGTCGCAACGGCGGTCGGCATCTTCCTTGTAATCTCGCCGGTGGCTACGCTCTTGAGCGCGACGGTCTTTCTCATGGTCACCCTTGCCACCAAGTACGTCTCCGCCGGCTCGATATTCGCCTCGCTCGCCCTGCCGCTATGCCTGGGCATACTGCGTACCGGGTACGCCGGCCTGGGGCTGGTTATCGGCGCGCTTATT
Encoded proteins:
- the plsY gene encoding glycerol-3-phosphate 1-O-acyltransferase PlsY, whose protein sequence is MEFILTLFLTVGAYLLGSIPFGILAAGYFEGVDPREAGSGNIGATNVSRIAGKKAGAVTLACDVGKGALPVGLALLLGLSKMSVGIVGLAAFLGHLFPVFLGFKGGKGVATAVGIFLVISPVATLLSATVFLMVTLATKYVSAGSIFASLALPLCLGILRTGYAGLGLVIGALI